The segment CGCTCGACGACCCGCGCACCGGGGGCCGGCTCGCCGACCGCACGGTGACCATCGCCAACACCTCCAACATGCCGATGATGGCCCGTGAGGCGAGTATCTACACCGGCGTGACGGTCGCCGAGTACTTCCGCGACATGGGGCTCGATGTCGTCGTCATCGCCGACTCGACCTCGCGCTGGGCCGAGGCGCTGCGCGAGTTCGCCTCCCGCACCGGCGCGCTGCCCGCCGAGGAGGGCTATCCGGCGGGCCTGGCCTCGGCGATCGCCGCCTTCTACGAACGGGCCGGCGCCGTCACCACACTCGGTGGCGCCCAGGGCTCGGTCACGGTGATCGGCGCGGTCTCCCCGCCCGGCGGTGACCTGACCGAGCCGGTCACCGCCCACACCGAGCGGTTCGTACGCTGCCTGTGGACGCTCGACCGCGACCTTGCCTATGCCCGCCACTACCCGGCGGTCTCCTGGGCCGGCTCCTTCTCCCGCGACGTGGGCACGCTGGCCACCGGAGACACGGCGGAGCGGCGCGGGAAGGTCGCCGGGCTGCTGGCCGAGGCGGACCGGCTGGCCGACCTCGTCGACCTGATCGGCATCACCGCCCTGCCGGCCCAGGAGCGGATCAGTGTGCTCGCCGGGCGCCTGATCCGCGAAGGCGTCCTCCAGCAGAGCGCCCTGTCGGCCAACGACTCCTTCTGCGGCACGGAGAAGACGGCCGCCCTGGTCGACGCCTTCCTGACGGTCATCGATCGCTGCCGCGAGCTCGCCGACGCCGGGGTGCCCGTATCCGCCGTGGAGGAAGCCGACTTCGGCCCGTTGCTGCGCGCCCGCGAGGAGACGGGACCGCACGACCCGGACGGCGTCATGACTCGGCGGGACGCCATGCTCGCGTCACTGGCATCGCTCGCGGGACCGGGGGATCCGAGGGAGGGGACATGAGCGAGTGGGACGGGATCGAGTACACGGCTGTCACCGAACTGCGCGGTCCGCTGGCCGTGGTCACCGGCGTCAAGGGCGTCGGCTGGGACGAGTTCGTGACGATCACGCTCGGCTCCGGGGAGCAGCGGCACGGGCTCGTACTGGAGGTGAACCGCGAACTCGCCGTCGTACAGGTCCTGGAGGACACCGCCGGCATGGACCCGGCGCGGGTGCGGATGGCCTTCGCCGGACAGCCGTTGCGGATACCGGTCGGGCCGGGATGGCTCGGGCGGGTGTGCAACGGCCGGGGAGAGCCGCTGGACGGCGGCCCGCCGGTCTTCGCGTCCGCCACGGCCGCCGTCGGGGGCAATCCGATCAACCCGGTGCGGCGCGAACCGCCCGCCGAGCCGGTGCTCACCGGCGTCGGGGCCGTGGACGCCCTCACCACCCTCGTACGGGGCCAGAAGCTGCCGGTGTTCTCCGTCGCCGGACTGCCGCATCTGGAGCTGGCCACGCAGATCGCCGCCCAGGCCACGGCCGCCGGAGAAGCGTTCAGCGTGGTCTTCGCCGGGATGGGCCTCACCCACGCAGACGCCTCGTTCGTACGGGACGCGCTGGAGGAGCGGTCCGCCGCCGGCGAACTGGTCCTGCTGCTCAACACCGCCGACGACCCGGTGATCGAACGTATCCTCACCCCGCGCATCGCCCTCACCGTCGCCGAGAACCTCGCCTTCGACGGCGGCCGGCACGTCCTGGTCGTCATGACCGACATGACCAGCTACGCCGAGGCGCTGCGCGAAGTCTCCGCCGCCCGGGGCGAGATCCCCGCCCGCCGCGCCTACCCCGGCTACCTCTACAGCGACCTCGCCTCGCTGTACGAGCGCTGCGGCCGCCTCATGGGGCGGCCGGGGTCCGTGACGGTCCTGCCCGTCCTCACGATGCCCGCCGGTGACATCACGCACCCGGTCCCGGACCTGACCGGCTACATCACGGAGGGCCAGATCGTGCTGTCCCGGCAGACGCACGCGCTGGGCGTGTACCCGCCGATCGACGCCCTGTCCTCGCTGTCCCGCCTGATGCGCAAGGGCGCCGGACCCGGACGCACCCGCCCGGACCACCTCGACGTCGCCGCCCAGCTCCTGGCGGCGGTCGCCCGCGCCCGGCAGGTGCGCGAACTCGCCGACCTGGTGGGGCAGGCCGCCCTGAGCCCGACCGACCGCCGGTACCTGGACTTCGACGAGGCCTTCCTGCGCCGCTTCGTCGACCAGCGTCGCGACGAGCCCCGTCCCCTCGACGACACCCTGGAGCGGGCCTGGCAGGTGCTCCTCACCCTGCCGCGCAGCCAGCTGTCCATGCTGCCCGCCGCCCTCCTCGACGCGCACGGCGCGGAAGGAGCGTGACCGCCATGGCCGCCATGGCACGCATCCCCCCAGGACGGGCCGGCCGCCTGCGCCTGCGGCACAGCCTGGACGTCGCGCAGCGCGGCGCCGACCTTCTGGAACGCAAACTCCAGATCCTCCGCTCGGAGCAGGAGCGACTGCTCCGGGCCGAAGAGACGGCCGCCGTCGCTTGGCGGGACCGGCTGGCCGACGCCGAGACCTGGCTGCTGCGCGGCCTCGTCCTGGGCGGCGAACAGGCGCTGGACGCCACCGCGTCGGGCATCTGCCCGGCGCGGGTCACGGTTGAGTGGACCTCGTCCATGGGCGTACGCCACCCCTCGGCCGCCTCCTGCACGGTTCCGGTGCGGCCACCGACCGCGACCGCACCGGCCAACGCGGCCCTGACGCATGCCGAGACCGCCTACCGGGAGGCGGTCTCGGCGGCCGCCGATCACGCGACGGCCGCGGCAGCGGCCCGCATCGTCGGTGCCGAAGTGCTGAGCACCCGTCAGCGGGCGCGGGCCCTGCAGCGGCACTGGATCCCACGCCTCCAGGCCGCTCTCGCGCACGCCGAACTCGCCCTGGAACAGGCCGAGCACGAGGACGCCGTCCGGCGGCGCTGGGCCGCCCGGATGCGGGGCTGAGGGAAACCGGGCGGTCAGCGCCGTGGGACGACGGCAACGGGACATGGCGCGTGGTGCAGCACGGCGTGGTTGACCAGGCCGAGTTGCAGCCCGCTGAGGCCGTGCCTGCGGCGGGCGCCGACGACGAGCAGGTCGGCGGTCTCGGAGCCGCGCAGCAGGGCCTGGCGTGCGGAGCCCTCCACGGTCTCCTGCCGTACGGCGACCTGCCAGCTGGCGGCCGTCGGGCTGTCCAGTACGTCGGCGAGCAGACCTTCCGCACGGCGCGCGGGGGTGTCCGCCGCGGTGGACGCCTCATCTGCCGGATGGCGCCAGGCGTGCACGGCCAGCAGTTCGGCGTCGCGTGCCCGGGCCTCGCCGAAGGCGAAGGCCACCGACTGCGAGTCCTCCGCGGCCTCACCCACGCCGAGGAGGACCCGCCGGAAGTGGCCCTGCCGGTTGGGCTCCGCTCCCCGGACCACGACGGTGGGGCAGACGGCCCGTCCCGCGACGCCGAGACTCACCGACCCGAGGAGCATCGTGGTGAGCGGGCCACGCCCTCGGAAGCCGACCACCACCGCGAAGGCGTCCTGCCCTTCCCGGACCAGGGCCTCCACCGGGTCGGCGGCCAGTACGTCGACGGAGAGCTTCACGTGGGGGTCACGCTGTGCTGCCCGCTGCTCGGCCATGGCGAGAATGTTCTCGGCCATCACCTGGGGCGCCGGGCGCATCGCGCTCAGCGACGGCACATAGCCCTCGTACCGCTCCCACAGGGAGGCGTGGACGATCCGCAGGGCACGGCCGTGGCGGGCCGCCTCGTCCACGGCCCAGTCCAGTGCCTGCAGGGCAGGGCCCGAGCCATCCACGCCCACTACCAGGGGGAACTCCATCATTGCCACCTCTCAGGCCCGGATGCGAGCGCCGACGACGCGCTGTGGCCACGCATGCGCCGCTCGCGGCACCGTGAGGTGGGCGACCGCGCCGCGCTCGGCGCACCCGGGCGTGCCGATCGTGTTGTTCCGGAGAGGACTTGCGCGTGCGATCTCGGGCCAGGTGACCCGCCCTCCGCCCGTTGCTCGGCCGGAAACGCATGTCTCTCCAGGACATCACCGGCCGCGCCATCCCGCCACACGGAACCCGGCATGACCCGGACGGTGTCCGGCGACCCCTATTCGGCCGCTGGGCTG is part of the Streptomyces sp. NBC_01262 genome and harbors:
- a CDS encoding V-type ATP synthase subunit A, whose product is MDAVTEILRVAGPLVELAYTDGTAMSDVVSLGEAGLPGEVVAIGDGVVTVQAYEYTGGLAPGHSARLHGSPLSARLGPGLLGGIFDGLLRPLADSGEWLLPGANTADDGRTWRFSPRAAAGDQVPQGGVLGEVAQDGPIPVRVLVPPGAGGTVERIAADGTYDADTVVAVIAGQEVRLTTDWPVRRPRPVRERLGARQPLTTGQRAIDLLFPVARGSTVAVPGGFGTGKTMLLQQIAKWCDADVIVYVGCGERGNEMADVITELAALDDPRTGGRLADRTVTIANTSNMPMMAREASIYTGVTVAEYFRDMGLDVVVIADSTSRWAEALREFASRTGALPAEEGYPAGLASAIAAFYERAGAVTTLGGAQGSVTVIGAVSPPGGDLTEPVTAHTERFVRCLWTLDRDLAYARHYPAVSWAGSFSRDVGTLATGDTAERRGKVAGLLAEADRLADLVDLIGITALPAQERISVLAGRLIREGVLQQSALSANDSFCGTEKTAALVDAFLTVIDRCRELADAGVPVSAVEEADFGPLLRAREETGPHDPDGVMTRRDAMLASLASLAGPGDPREGT
- a CDS encoding V-type ATP synthase subunit B yields the protein MSEWDGIEYTAVTELRGPLAVVTGVKGVGWDEFVTITLGSGEQRHGLVLEVNRELAVVQVLEDTAGMDPARVRMAFAGQPLRIPVGPGWLGRVCNGRGEPLDGGPPVFASATAAVGGNPINPVRREPPAEPVLTGVGAVDALTTLVRGQKLPVFSVAGLPHLELATQIAAQATAAGEAFSVVFAGMGLTHADASFVRDALEERSAAGELVLLLNTADDPVIERILTPRIALTVAENLAFDGGRHVLVVMTDMTSYAEALREVSAARGEIPARRAYPGYLYSDLASLYERCGRLMGRPGSVTVLPVLTMPAGDITHPVPDLTGYITEGQIVLSRQTHALGVYPPIDALSSLSRLMRKGAGPGRTRPDHLDVAAQLLAAVARARQVRELADLVGQAALSPTDRRYLDFDEAFLRRFVDQRRDEPRPLDDTLERAWQVLLTLPRSQLSMLPAALLDAHGAEGA
- a CDS encoding V-type ATP synthase subunit D, whose product is MAAMARIPPGRAGRLRLRHSLDVAQRGADLLERKLQILRSEQERLLRAEETAAVAWRDRLADAETWLLRGLVLGGEQALDATASGICPARVTVEWTSSMGVRHPSAASCTVPVRPPTATAPANAALTHAETAYREAVSAAADHATAAAAARIVGAEVLSTRQRARALQRHWIPRLQAALAHAELALEQAEHEDAVRRRWAARMRG
- a CDS encoding universal stress protein, which gives rise to MEFPLVVGVDGSGPALQALDWAVDEAARHGRALRIVHASLWERYEGYVPSLSAMRPAPQVMAENILAMAEQRAAQRDPHVKLSVDVLAADPVEALVREGQDAFAVVVGFRGRGPLTTMLLGSVSLGVAGRAVCPTVVVRGAEPNRQGHFRRVLLGVGEAAEDSQSVAFAFGEARARDAELLAVHAWRHPADEASTAADTPARRAEGLLADVLDSPTAASWQVAVRQETVEGSARQALLRGSETADLLVVGARRRHGLSGLQLGLVNHAVLHHAPCPVAVVPRR